One segment of Amycolatopsis alba DSM 44262 DNA contains the following:
- a CDS encoding DUF2277 domain-containing protein gives MCRNITTLRGLEPAATPDEIEAAARQYVRKVSGVQSLSDATREPFEAAVAEITEITRRLLTELPARRQPPTTVPPLRRPEVQARIAAKSQAS, from the coding sequence ATGTGCCGGAACATCACCACGCTTCGAGGCCTGGAGCCGGCGGCGACGCCGGACGAGATCGAGGCCGCCGCCCGCCAATACGTCCGCAAGGTGTCCGGGGTGCAGAGCCTCTCCGACGCCACGCGTGAGCCGTTCGAGGCCGCCGTCGCCGAGATCACCGAGATCACCCGGCGGCTGCTGACCGAACTGCCCGCCCGCCGTCAGCCGCCGACGACGGTGCCGCCGTTGCGCCGTCCCGAGGTCCAGGCGCGAATCGCCGCGAAGAGTCAAGCGTCCTGA
- a CDS encoding Ldh family oxidoreductase, with protein MPLRPRSLRRAPAEPILEPAESSPIPEQVWQRVPIDALIDLVTEIFTAHDLPWSRARMAAEALCHGDLTGTPESGVAELTRLHLPMLVDGLVRPRAEPLMIADRGAAALIDYRRAPGLWAVGDAMDRAVTRAGRYGVGLMSVRGVGPFGRAGHHAARALPHTMIGLVMAAGGERGTAANPLGMAAPAGAYPEFVLDMDTLADVDSTAVAGFALLVEIFAGVLSGVGDHDHDTGLMVMAIAPTTLRSADGFYKAASALFGSLLGWERGNPVRYPGWREAQYLEQCQALGVPLNEPVHHELEELAKALRLPGLTGR; from the coding sequence GTGCCCCTCAGACCCCGCTCTCTTCGCCGTGCGCCCGCCGAGCCGATCCTCGAACCGGCCGAGTCCTCCCCGATCCCGGAACAGGTCTGGCAGCGCGTCCCGATCGACGCCCTGATCGACCTCGTCACCGAAATCTTCACCGCGCACGACCTGCCGTGGTCCCGTGCCAGGATGGCCGCCGAGGCGCTGTGCCACGGCGACCTCACCGGGACCCCGGAATCGGGGGTCGCCGAACTGACCCGGCTGCATCTGCCGATGCTGGTCGACGGCCTGGTCCGGCCGAGGGCCGAACCGCTGATGATCGCCGACCGCGGCGCCGCCGCCCTGATCGACTACCGCCGCGCGCCGGGGCTGTGGGCCGTCGGCGACGCGATGGACCGGGCGGTGACCCGTGCGGGCCGGTACGGCGTCGGGCTGATGTCGGTCCGCGGCGTCGGGCCGTTCGGCCGCGCCGGGCACCACGCGGCGAGGGCGTTGCCGCACACCATGATCGGGCTCGTCATGGCGGCGGGCGGGGAACGCGGGACGGCCGCGAACCCGCTCGGCATGGCCGCCCCCGCCGGGGCGTACCCCGAATTCGTCCTCGACATGGACACGCTGGCGGACGTCGACAGCACCGCCGTCGCCGGCTTCGCGCTGCTGGTCGAGATCTTCGCCGGGGTGCTGTCGGGCGTCGGCGACCACGATCACGACACCGGTCTCATGGTGATGGCGATCGCCCCGACGACGCTGCGCAGCGCCGACGGTTTCTACAAGGCCGCGAGCGCGTTGTTCGGCAGCCTGCTCGGCTGGGAGCGCGGGAACCCGGTCCGCTACCCCGGCTGGCGCGAGGCGCAGTACCTCGAACAGTGCCAGGCGCTGGGGGTCCCGCTGAACGAGCCGGTGCACCACGAACTGGAGGAGCTCGCGAAGGCGCTCAGGTTGCCGGGTCTGACCGGCCGGTGA
- a CDS encoding Crp/Fnr family transcriptional regulator: MNDGLTWRDPVPESEPGAFWETLSLDDRRAMSDAGTRRSVSRGVEICRQGRHSSTVHLLCTGLAEVFRQDEGGIRTILARRRPGQLIGEMSAVDGSPASATVRTLSASVFLVLPAARFVELCHARPGITWTVLRTAVARLRDSDDQRQQYRLDVRKRTILCLLSIAEDARSEVTRSCVPIALTQQELADMVPASLPSVTRILEDLRDAGALRTGRGRMAIETDRLRSLIQSGS, from the coding sequence GTGAACGACGGCCTGACCTGGCGGGATCCGGTACCGGAGAGCGAACCGGGCGCCTTCTGGGAGACCCTGTCGCTGGATGACCGGCGAGCGATGAGCGACGCCGGGACACGCAGGTCGGTATCGCGCGGGGTCGAGATCTGCAGGCAGGGCAGGCACTCGTCCACCGTCCACCTCTTGTGCACCGGTCTGGCGGAGGTCTTCCGCCAGGACGAGGGCGGTATTCGCACCATCCTGGCCAGGCGGAGGCCAGGGCAGCTCATCGGTGAGATGTCGGCCGTGGATGGATCGCCCGCCTCGGCGACGGTGCGGACGTTGTCCGCCTCGGTGTTCCTCGTGCTCCCGGCCGCCCGATTCGTGGAGCTGTGTCACGCGCGGCCCGGCATCACCTGGACCGTGCTCCGGACCGCCGTCGCCCGGCTGAGGGACAGTGACGATCAGCGCCAGCAGTACCGGCTCGATGTCCGCAAGCGCACCATTCTCTGCCTGCTCTCGATCGCCGAAGACGCTCGTTCCGAAGTCACCCGCTCGTGCGTGCCGATCGCGCTCACCCAGCAGGAACTCGCCGACATGGTGCCGGCGTCGCTGCCCTCGGTGACCCGGATCCTGGAAGATCTCCGCGACGCCGGCGCGCTTCGTACCGGCAGGGGCCGGATGGCCATCGAAACGGACAGGCTGCGTTCGCTCATCCAGTCAGGTTCATGA
- a CDS encoding serine/threonine protein phosphatase has protein sequence MEIVAVESSGTASWRWQARGLQALGVWTERKAEAGEDAEPLLIHRKHLAEGLIAVFDGAGGAGSGSAGLTPDGRERTGAWVGSRTARAATEEWYVRVADDNAAPDALGLKGLLDLRLGQMAIGNPGKLGGSMRRTLPTTLASLRYEVGDGAVRWQVFWAGDSRCYLLEESGLQQLSLDDADSADALTLLVEDPPMTNLVSADRQFVINSAHGDAPAPCVLLCATDGFFGYVRGPADFEYFLLRSLSTAVDLDHWAANLIETVCSYTGDDASLSLVAFGFRDFEDLRGRYAARLGQVRAEFWEPLRAAESGTDREGFVAARKGSWERYRSGYERRMPVKEEGR, from the coding sequence GTGGAGATAGTCGCGGTCGAGAGTTCGGGCACCGCGTCTTGGCGGTGGCAGGCGCGGGGGCTCCAGGCACTGGGTGTCTGGACCGAACGGAAGGCGGAGGCGGGGGAGGACGCGGAACCCCTGCTGATTCATCGAAAGCACCTCGCCGAAGGCCTCATCGCGGTCTTCGACGGCGCCGGCGGAGCGGGTTCGGGGAGTGCCGGACTGACGCCGGACGGCCGTGAACGGACCGGCGCCTGGGTCGGCTCCCGGACGGCACGGGCGGCGACGGAAGAGTGGTACGTGCGTGTCGCCGACGACAACGCGGCCCCCGACGCCCTCGGCCTCAAGGGCCTGCTCGACCTCCGGCTCGGTCAGATGGCCATCGGGAATCCCGGCAAGCTGGGCGGCAGCATGCGGCGGACCCTGCCGACGACCCTGGCGTCGCTGCGTTACGAGGTCGGTGACGGTGCCGTCCGTTGGCAGGTCTTCTGGGCCGGGGACTCGCGCTGCTACCTCCTCGAAGAGTCCGGGCTGCAGCAATTGTCGCTCGACGACGCCGACTCTGCCGACGCGCTGACCCTGCTCGTCGAAGACCCGCCGATGACCAACCTGGTCTCCGCGGACAGGCAGTTCGTGATCAACTCCGCGCACGGCGACGCGCCGGCACCTTGCGTGCTGCTCTGCGCGACGGATGGCTTCTTCGGCTACGTGCGCGGTCCGGCCGACTTCGAGTACTTCCTGCTGAGGTCGTTGAGCACCGCGGTGGACCTCGATCACTGGGCGGCCAATCTCATCGAGACGGTCTGCTCCTACACGGGAGACGACGCTTCGCTTTCCTTGGTGGCGTTCGGTTTCCGTGACTTCGAAGACCTGCGCGGCCGCTATGCCGCGCGACTCGGCCAGGTTCGGGCCGAGTTCTGGGAGCCGTTGCGGGCGGCGGAGTCGGGGACGGATCGGGAGGGGTTCGTCGCCGCCCGCAAGGGTTCCTGGGAGCGCTATCGGTCCGGTTACGAACGACGGATGCCGGTCAAGGAGGAAGGCCGATGA